Proteins from a genomic interval of Diospyros lotus cultivar Yz01 chromosome 6, ASM1463336v1, whole genome shotgun sequence:
- the LOC127804562 gene encoding uncharacterized protein LOC127804562 → MEIRGFLVSQTAKRKKNNSKFSFSVADQFVTLVFWELKESHGEDIGNTYSEKSTHSSKEDEYEDSFIDDSEPKVSPPSPWSNGRGHNIDMEIGEMSNKKSEDGYHPTSTPNSEANVVADSGVGRDMGLPCDSMLPPNAIRLENGLELNEEIANKPAEEKTLETYSVTGYNAINEDKLQHTEEKRDNEDLLGKNGDDQNSANDKIVELYKTRITVQLYDPLLSSTDAGSNNGVKPNKRTKESAAYVKSLEGNTSNNNIPKNDSVKQNEGGAGKTIKDLDEKSETDQKSFHDKGVNLDKLLRTHYPRLFGFKIYQL, encoded by the exons ATGGAGATCCGAGGGTTTTTGGTGTCGCAAAcagcaaaaagaaagaaaaacaattcaaaattttctttctctGTTGCTGATCAATTTGTGACTTTGGTGTTTTGGGAGTTGAA AGAATCCCATGGAGAGGACATTGGGAACACATATTCGGAGAAATCTACTCACAGTAGCAAGGAAGATGAATATGAGGATAGTTTTATTGATGATAGTGAACCTAAAGTTTCTCCCCCTTCACCATGGTCAAATGGAAGAG GACATAATATTGACATGGAAATTGGTGAAATGAGCAACAAGAAATCTGAAGATGGTTACCATCCCACTAGTACACCAAATAGTGAAGCTAATGTTGTTGCTGATAGTGGTGTAGGAAG GGATATGGGCCTGCCATGCGATTCCATGCTGCCTCCTAATGCAATTCGTCTTGAAAATGGCTTAGAACTTAACGAAGAAATAGCAAACAAGCCTGCTGAGGAGAAAACTCTTGAAACTTATAGTGTTACTGGTTATAATGCTATCAATGAGGATAAATTGCAACACACAGAGGAAAAGAGGGATAATGAGGATTTGCTAGGTAAGAATGGAGATGATCAGAATTCAGCCAATGACAA GATAGTGGAACTGTATAAGACAAG GATAACTGTCCAGTTGTATGATCCACTGCTGTCTTCTACTGATGCTGGCTCAAACAATGGGGTAAAGCCAAACAAGAGGACGAAAGAATCAGCTGCTTATGTAAAATCTCTTGAAGGTAATACAAGCAATAATAACATCCCTAAAAATGACAGTGTAAAGCAAAATGAAGGTGGGGCTGGCAAAACTATCAAGGATCTTGATGAGAAAAGTGAAACAGATCAGAAGTCTTTTCACGATAA GGGTGTTAACCTTGATAAGTTATTACGAACACATTATCCAAGATTGTTCGGCTTTAAAATTTATCAGTTGTGA